Proteins encoded by one window of Deinococcus fonticola:
- a CDS encoding SHOCT-like domain-containing protein, translating to MKEKIKRILDLIRSGKLSLDDAAPLLAALNTRLALQTTDRELLDSLLNREDIDTAQIAEHLMLLRGLKDTPPTPPQPPRPPRPPGFPFEASWAERAAAHAEREAARAERHAQRGRRAGGIEGMVERITDTVERAVGSAMEGVERTVIGTPSYSYAYDKQAASNRILRIEAQSEDGHSYDANLPMSLAPHLHKLIPEHGRAALEKAGMTIEALQLIIEAEPPTGKIIDAQDEDGNSVSISIR from the coding sequence ATGAAAGAGAAAATCAAGAGAATCCTCGACCTGATCCGCAGCGGCAAACTGTCCCTGGACGACGCCGCGCCCCTGCTGGCCGCCCTGAACACCCGCCTGGCCCTGCAAACCACGGACCGCGAACTGCTGGACTCGCTGCTGAACCGCGAGGACATCGACACCGCGCAGATCGCCGAGCACCTGATGCTGCTGCGCGGCCTGAAAGACACGCCCCCCACCCCGCCGCAACCCCCGCGTCCGCCCCGCCCACCCGGTTTTCCCTTCGAGGCTTCCTGGGCCGAACGCGCCGCCGCCCACGCCGAACGCGAGGCTGCGCGCGCCGAACGGCACGCCCAGCGTGGGCGCCGCGCGGGCGGCATCGAGGGCATGGTGGAACGCATTACCGATACCGTAGAACGCGCCGTGGGCAGCGCCATGGAAGGAGTGGAACGCACCGTGATCGGAACCCCCTCGTACTCGTACGCTTACGACAAACAGGCCGCCAGCAACCGCATTCTGCGCATCGAAGCGCAGTCGGAAGACGGCCACAGTTACGACGCCAACCTGCCCATGAGCCTGGCGCCGCACCTGCACAAACTCATTCCCGAACACGGGCGCGCGGCGCTGGAAAAAGCCGGCATGACCATCGAGGCCCTGCAACTGATCATCGAGGCTGAGCCGCCCACCGGCAAAATCATCGACGCGCAGGACGAGGACGGCAACAGCGTCAGCATCAGCATCCGGTGA
- a CDS encoding YpdA family putative bacillithiol disulfide reductase — MSLFDGLVDVAIVGAGPVGLAAAIACKRAGLSYVVLEKGCVVNAIFEYPTYMSFFTTAPELEIGNHPMVTGHDKPDRRDALMYYRLVTQRENLNVRQYTEVKRVHAAPAGFTLEIEAQDGESGVIEARRVVVATGYYDNPLFMGIPGEDSENVSHYYTEAHPFMGLNVTVIGAGNSAADAALDLWRSGVNVTLVVRDSELKKTIKYWVRPDLENRIKEGSIAAHFNSRVVDIQPEHVVVQKEDGSTWNLPTHFTFALTGYRPDLSFLNGLNLAQHPDECLVLSEHYESTVPGLFVVGSAGFAGKTNQVFIENGRFHADLAVAEIERQLQQQLA; from the coding sequence ATGAGTTTATTTGACGGTTTAGTTGATGTGGCCATTGTGGGGGCCGGCCCGGTGGGGCTGGCGGCGGCCATCGCCTGTAAACGCGCCGGCCTCAGTTACGTGGTGCTGGAAAAGGGATGCGTGGTGAACGCCATCTTCGAGTACCCCACGTACATGTCGTTCTTCACGACTGCGCCGGAACTGGAGATCGGGAATCACCCGATGGTGACCGGGCACGACAAACCGGATCGCCGCGACGCGCTGATGTACTACCGCCTGGTGACGCAGCGCGAGAACCTGAACGTGCGCCAGTACACCGAGGTGAAGAGGGTTCACGCGGCCCCGGCCGGCTTCACGCTGGAAATCGAGGCCCAGGACGGCGAGAGCGGCGTGATCGAGGCGCGGCGCGTGGTGGTCGCCACCGGGTACTACGACAATCCGCTGTTCATGGGCATTCCCGGTGAAGACAGCGAGAACGTCTCGCACTACTACACCGAGGCGCACCCCTTCATGGGCCTGAACGTGACCGTGATCGGCGCGGGCAACAGTGCCGCCGACGCCGCCCTGGACCTGTGGCGCAGCGGCGTGAACGTTACCCTGGTCGTGCGCGATTCCGAACTGAAGAAGACCATCAAGTACTGGGTGCGGCCCGACCTGGAAAACCGCATCAAGGAGGGCAGCATCGCCGCCCACTTCAATTCGAGGGTCGTGGACATCCAGCCGGAGCACGTGGTGGTGCAAAAAGAGGACGGCAGCACCTGGAATCTCCCCACGCACTTTACCTTCGCGCTGACCGGCTACCGCCCGGACCTGTCGTTCCTGAATGGGCTGAACCTGGCGCAACACCCCGACGAGTGCCTGGTACTGAGCGAGCATTACGAGAGCACGGTGCCGGGCCTGTTCGTGGTGGGGTCGGCGGGCTTCGCCGGCAAGACCAACCAGGTGTTCATCGAGAACGGGCGTTTTCACGCCGACCTGGCGGTCGCGGAAATCGAGCGGCAACT
- a CDS encoding Crp/Fnr family transcriptional regulator, whose protein sequence is MNYPSLVWHLKRTELFADLELAELERVAAATPYRTYQPGEVIYRMDDPADALYFVRSGLVKISKLFPNGKEAILGVIGQHDTFGELLLQPEERRPTQAEALERTTLIVLPRHELQKLLNTKHDLAMKLIRLMAARLFEAQNWMATVSAYSAPERVASLLYRLAREFGRPHPQGVELNLKLNQEDIARMVGATRETVSHSLGKLKKDGAIVRARTPIIVQLDALKRYIDEGE, encoded by the coding sequence ATGAACTACCCAAGCCTGGTCTGGCACCTGAAAAGAACGGAGCTGTTCGCCGACCTTGAGCTTGCCGAACTCGAACGTGTGGCCGCCGCCACCCCCTACCGCACGTATCAGCCCGGCGAGGTCATCTACCGCATGGATGACCCCGCCGACGCCCTGTACTTCGTGCGCAGCGGTCTCGTCAAAATCAGCAAACTGTTTCCCAACGGCAAGGAAGCCATCCTGGGCGTCATCGGGCAGCACGACACCTTTGGCGAACTGCTGCTGCAACCCGAGGAGCGCCGCCCCACCCAGGCCGAAGCACTGGAGCGCACCACCTTGATCGTGCTGCCGCGCCACGAACTCCAGAAACTGCTGAACACCAAGCACGACCTGGCCATGAAACTCATTCGCCTGATGGCCGCCCGCCTCTTCGAGGCCCAGAACTGGATGGCCACCGTCAGCGCCTACAGCGCCCCCGAGCGCGTCGCCAGCCTGCTGTACCGCCTGGCCCGCGAGTTCGGGCGGCCTCACCCCCAGGGCGTCGAACTGAACCTCAAACTGAATCAGGAAGATATCGCCCGCATGGTCGGCGCCACCCGCGAAACGGTCAGTCACTCGCTGGGCAAACTCAAGAAGGATGGGGCCATCGTCCGCGCCCGCACCCCGATCATCGTGCAGCTGGACGCGCTGAAAAGGTATATCGACGAGGGCGAGTAA
- a CDS encoding dipeptidase — protein MQQRPWLIDGHLDLAYNALEGRDLRLTLSELRAADPLAQVAEGAGQRATVTFGELQAAGARLVFGTIFSMPQAKNSMSGATLPGYTDHAGARLQGLQNLEVYQRWEDQGLIRILKTRQAVAQHLDTWTPQAPLGVVLLMEGADPIRDADDLPFWVECGVRLIGPAWQKTRFAGGTATPGPLSDLGQELIRAMHDLQLTMDASHLDDAAFWDAAEIGVQMIASHSNTRTLVDGNRHLTDEMVRAIAEHGGMIGLVFCNSFIKRGWKRGEPRPTLSDLAAHTQHYAGLIGWQRLGLGTDMDGGFGAEGSPDPIETYRDVPRFLETIPAEHREDVAHGNWERWLREKF, from the coding sequence ATGCAACAGCGCCCCTGGCTGATAGACGGTCACCTCGACCTGGCTTACAACGCCCTGGAGGGCCGTGACCTGCGTTTAACCTTAAGCGAGTTGCGGGCCGCCGACCCGCTGGCCCAGGTGGCTGAGGGGGCCGGACAGCGGGCCACCGTGACCTTCGGGGAACTTCAGGCCGCCGGCGCACGCCTGGTCTTCGGCACGATTTTTAGCATGCCGCAGGCCAAAAACAGCATGTCCGGCGCGACCCTCCCCGGCTACACCGACCACGCCGGGGCGCGGCTGCAGGGCCTGCAGAATCTGGAGGTGTACCAGCGCTGGGAAGACCAGGGCTTGATCCGCATCCTGAAAACGCGCCAGGCGGTGGCGCAACACCTGGATACCTGGACGCCCCAGGCCCCACTGGGCGTCGTGCTGCTGATGGAAGGCGCCGACCCCATCCGTGACGCAGACGACCTGCCGTTCTGGGTGGAGTGCGGCGTGCGCCTGATCGGGCCGGCCTGGCAGAAAACCCGTTTTGCCGGTGGCACCGCAACACCCGGCCCTCTCAGCGACCTGGGCCAGGAGCTGATTCGCGCCATGCACGACTTGCAGCTGACCATGGACGCCTCGCACCTCGACGACGCCGCCTTCTGGGACGCCGCCGAAATCGGCGTGCAGATGATCGCCTCGCACTCGAACACCCGCACGCTGGTCGACGGCAACCGCCACCTGACCGACGAGATGGTCAGGGCGATTGCCGAGCATGGCGGCATGATCGGCCTGGTGTTCTGCAACTCCTTCATTAAGCGCGGCTGGAAGCGCGGCGAACCGCGCCCGACCCTGAGCGACCTGGCCGCGCACACGCAGCATTACGCTGGCCTCATCGGCTGGCAGCGCCTGGGCCTGGGCACCGACATGGACGGCGGCTTCGGCGCGGAAGGTTCGCCAGACCCCATCGAAACCTACCGCGATGTGCCGCGCTTCCTGGAGACTATTCCCGCCGAGCACCGTGAAGACGTCGCCCACGGCAACTGGGAACGCTGGCTGAGAGAGAAGTTCTGA
- a CDS encoding GNAT family N-acetyltransferase, with the protein MAFASGGPARQYPGYEAELYTLYSLKEVQGHGIGKALLHALARELQTGGAKNMALWVLDVNPTRHWYARQGASAAGEKQEGALRELRMVWDDLSRLLVR; encoded by the coding sequence GTGGCTTTCGCCTCTGGCGGCCCCGCGCGACAATACCCCGGGTATGAAGCCGAACTGTACACGCTCTACAGCCTGAAGGAAGTGCAAGGGCACGGGATCGGGAAGGCCCTCCTACACGCCCTTGCCCGTGAACTTCAGACAGGCGGCGCGAAGAATATGGCGCTCTGGGTTCTGGACGTGAACCCCACCCGCCACTGGTACGCCCGGCAGGGCGCCAGCGCAGCAGGTGAAAAACAGGAAGGTGCACTCAGGGAACTCCGGATGGTGTGGGATGACCTGAGCAGACTCCTGGTACGATAA
- a CDS encoding DMT family transporter has product MNPWIYLLIAIVAEVIGTSALKLSKGFTVLGPSLVVVAGYASAFYSLSLALGRGMALGTAYAVWSGVGTALIAVIGWLIFNEGLNAKAVLGIALIIAGVILLNLNSSAH; this is encoded by the coding sequence ATGAACCCCTGGATTTACCTGCTGATCGCCATTGTGGCCGAAGTCATTGGGACTTCTGCGCTGAAACTCTCGAAAGGTTTTACGGTGCTGGGGCCGTCACTGGTGGTGGTCGCCGGGTACGCCAGCGCGTTCTACTCGCTGAGTCTGGCCCTGGGCCGCGGTATGGCGCTGGGCACCGCCTACGCCGTGTGGTCAGGTGTGGGCACCGCCCTGATCGCGGTGATCGGCTGGCTGATCTTCAACGAGGGTTTGAACGCTAAAGCCGTGCTGGGCATTGCCTTGATCATTGCCGGGGTGATCCTGCTCAACCTGAACAGTTCGGCCCATTGA
- a CDS encoding RNB domain-containing ribonuclease, with product MTSPLPELTPAQRTEVELLARGKQEKSRTLRELNLPETPQAAHALLLQLGVWSEARTPYADRLHAALHPLDLPVPDFAPEERLDLTHLPVFAIDDEGNKDPDDAVGIEEIGGGLTRLWVHVADVAALVPPDSALDVEARARGATLYLPDQTIGMLPDALVHKAGLGLHETTPALSISLDLDADGNADAVDVVLSTVRVQRLTYSEAQANLEAGEEPFVTLARLARASRTLRESEGALSIDLPEVRVKADEASAAVWPLPKPEMRQVVQECMTLAGWGAAIFADDNEIPLPFATQDYPTREVSGDTLSAHWARRKTLARTRFQPSPGPHHGMGLDLYAQVTSPMRRYLDLVVHQQLRAFLAGTEPMSSKVMASHIAQAQLNADGTRQAERLSRRHHTLRFIAAQPGRVWDAVIVDRRGPQATVLIPDLAFDVPMSTPEPAGTALKVQFADVNLPNMTVRARRAVENPSQ from the coding sequence GTGACTTCTCCCTTGCCTGAACTGACGCCCGCACAGCGCACCGAAGTGGAGCTGCTGGCGCGTGGCAAACAGGAAAAAAGCCGCACTCTGCGCGAACTGAATCTGCCGGAAACGCCGCAGGCCGCCCACGCGCTGCTGCTGCAACTGGGGGTCTGGTCGGAGGCCCGCACGCCTTACGCCGACCGCCTGCACGCGGCCCTGCACCCACTCGACCTCCCGGTGCCCGACTTCGCGCCCGAGGAACGCCTTGACCTGACGCACCTGCCCGTCTTTGCCATAGACGATGAGGGCAACAAAGACCCGGACGACGCGGTGGGCATCGAGGAGATCGGCGGGGGCCTGACGCGGCTGTGGGTGCACGTGGCGGACGTGGCCGCGCTGGTACCGCCGGACAGTGCGCTGGACGTGGAAGCCCGGGCCAGGGGCGCGACGCTGTACCTGCCGGACCAGACCATCGGCATGCTGCCGGACGCGCTGGTGCACAAGGCCGGGCTGGGGCTCCACGAGACCACGCCGGCGCTGTCCATTTCGCTTGACCTCGATGCCGACGGCAACGCCGACGCGGTGGATGTCGTGCTGAGCACGGTTCGCGTCCAGCGGCTGACTTACAGCGAGGCCCAGGCCAACCTCGAGGCGGGCGAGGAACCCTTCGTGACCCTGGCCCGACTGGCCCGCGCCAGCCGCACGCTGCGCGAATCGGAGGGGGCGCTGAGCATCGATCTGCCGGAGGTGCGCGTCAAGGCCGACGAGGCGAGTGCGGCGGTGTGGCCGTTGCCGAAACCGGAGATGCGCCAGGTGGTGCAGGAGTGCATGACCCTGGCCGGCTGGGGAGCCGCGATTTTTGCCGACGACAATGAAATCCCCTTGCCCTTTGCCACGCAGGACTACCCCACGCGCGAGGTGAGCGGCGACACCCTGAGCGCCCACTGGGCGCGGCGCAAGACGCTGGCCCGCACGCGTTTTCAACCGTCGCCGGGGCCGCACCACGGCATGGGCCTCGACCTGTACGCGCAGGTGACCAGCCCCATGCGCCGTTACCTGGACCTGGTGGTGCACCAGCAGCTCCGGGCGTTCCTGGCGGGAACCGAACCGATGAGCAGCAAGGTGATGGCGTCTCACATTGCCCAGGCCCAGCTGAACGCCGACGGCACGCGGCAGGCAGAACGCCTCAGCCGCCGCCACCACACCCTGCGCTTTATCGCGGCGCAGCCCGGGCGGGTGTGGGACGCCGTGATCGTGGACAGGCGCGGCCCACAGGCCACCGTGCTGATTCCTGATCTGGCCTTCGACGTGCCCATGAGCACCCCGGAACCCGCTGGAACGGCGCTGAAAGTGCAGTTCGCGGACGTGAACCTGCCCAACATGACCGTGCGGGCCCGCCGGGCTGTTGAGAACCCGTCCCAGTAA
- a CDS encoding DUF4097 family beta strand repeat-containing protein, which translates to MTDDTHPQGSFREHVQRLVTEGKLTAEEAAHLLEGTDTPPAPPSNTIAQYVQAIEDGEAPGLNLNLEIEGYVLSVVQDSSVNAPTLSANREGELALTATPSGLRLKRVRHSDWSSLKAVLTLPFKPQHVQVEINGGSLSLGDIAGEMRAEVNGGNVTMSAASTLNAEVNGGNFTAGNIAGPTKMEVNGGNITVMHATTLDAEVNGGNLRWAGLLSGGTHRTEVNAGNATLTLLPGSSVRVDAEVTLGNFKAEFPTQKSGGFMEAHYTGQLGGGEALLRCEVSAGQIKLLTEPSS; encoded by the coding sequence ATGACTGACGACACCCACCCGCAAGGCAGCTTCCGTGAACACGTCCAGCGTCTCGTGACCGAGGGCAAACTCACTGCCGAGGAGGCCGCCCACCTGCTGGAAGGCACCGACACCCCGCCTGCGCCGCCCAGCAACACCATTGCCCAGTACGTGCAGGCCATAGAGGACGGCGAGGCACCTGGCCTGAACCTGAATCTGGAAATCGAGGGCTATGTCCTGAGCGTGGTGCAGGACAGCAGCGTGAATGCCCCCACGCTGAGCGCCAACCGCGAAGGTGAACTGGCCCTGACGGCCACGCCGAGCGGCCTGCGCCTGAAACGCGTTCGGCACAGCGACTGGAGTTCCCTGAAGGCGGTGCTGACCCTGCCCTTCAAGCCGCAGCACGTGCAGGTCGAGATCAACGGCGGCAGCCTCAGCCTCGGCGACATCGCCGGGGAAATGCGGGCGGAAGTGAACGGGGGCAACGTCACCATGAGTGCCGCCAGCACCCTGAACGCCGAAGTGAACGGCGGCAACTTCACCGCCGGGAACATTGCCGGCCCCACCAAAATGGAAGTGAACGGCGGCAACATCACGGTGATGCACGCCACCACGCTGGATGCCGAAGTGAACGGCGGCAACCTGCGCTGGGCGGGCCTGCTGAGCGGCGGCACCCACCGCACCGAGGTCAACGCCGGGAACGCCACCCTGACCCTGCTGCCGGGCAGCAGCGTGCGGGTGGACGCCGAAGTGACTCTGGGCAACTTCAAGGCCGAGTTTCCCACGCAGAAAAGCGGCGGGTTCATGGAAGCGCACTACACCGGACAACTCGGCGGCGGCGAGGCCCTGCTGCGCTGCGAAGTGTCCGCCGGTCAGATCAAGCTCCTGACCGAACCAAGCTCCTGA
- a CDS encoding acyl-CoA dehydrogenase C-terminal domain-containing protein yields MPTYKAPLRDMKFIMNELLEADQHLAAMPYYKDNDTADADLLGQVLDEAARFVETEVQPLNQVGDREGCVRDEHGNVTTPSGFKAAYRKFCDAGWPGLDADPQWGGQGMPHLVSIAMNEMITGANVAWGMYPGLSHGAYSALAAVGTDELKQLYLPKIVSGEWSGTMCLTEPHAGTDLGIIRTKASDNGDGSYSITGTKIFISAGEHDLTDNIVHLVLARLEGSPAGTKGISLFLVPKFIPASDGSLGERNGVVCGSLEHKMGIHGNATAVLNFDGARGWLVGEVNKGMNHMFIMMNAARLGTGLQGLGLGEVAYQNALAYAKDRLQMRHEPRVSREAADPIIVHPDVRRMLLTGKAYTEAGRALALWLALSLDTEHHHPDEAGRQEAGDLVALLTPIAKAFMTDNGFNVAVLSQQVFGGHGYIAEWGMEQFVRDARIGQIYEGTNGIQALDLLGRKVLMDGGKKLQSLAGTLQAFVEEHEGDEAIGDYVNQLGKAAQQLGSLTMVIGQKAMSGPEGADEVNAAAVDFLRFFGHVVYGYLWARMAKLAQDKIDGGFDKDGFYLGKVQTAKFYFAKLFPETKALAATIKAGNESLAVDDRAVFGWEHEPAHA; encoded by the coding sequence ATGCCCACCTACAAAGCACCGCTGCGCGACATGAAGTTCATCATGAACGAGCTGCTGGAAGCCGACCAGCATCTGGCGGCCATGCCCTACTACAAAGACAACGACACCGCCGACGCCGACCTGCTGGGGCAGGTGCTGGACGAGGCCGCCCGCTTCGTGGAAACCGAAGTGCAACCCCTGAACCAGGTGGGCGACCGCGAAGGCTGCGTGCGCGACGAGCACGGCAACGTGACCACGCCCAGCGGGTTCAAGGCCGCCTACCGGAAGTTCTGTGACGCCGGCTGGCCCGGCCTGGACGCCGACCCGCAGTGGGGCGGTCAGGGCATGCCGCACCTGGTCAGCATCGCCATGAACGAGATGATTACCGGCGCGAACGTTGCCTGGGGCATGTACCCCGGCCTCAGCCACGGCGCCTACAGTGCCCTGGCCGCCGTCGGCACCGACGAGCTGAAGCAGCTGTACCTGCCGAAAATCGTGAGCGGCGAGTGGAGCGGCACCATGTGCCTCACCGAACCGCACGCTGGCACGGATCTCGGCATAATCCGCACGAAAGCGTCCGATAACGGCGACGGCAGCTACAGCATCACCGGCACCAAGATCTTTATCAGTGCCGGCGAACATGACCTGACCGACAACATCGTCCACCTGGTGCTGGCCCGCCTGGAGGGCAGCCCCGCCGGGACCAAAGGCATTTCCCTGTTCCTGGTGCCCAAGTTCATCCCTGCCTCCGACGGCTCGCTGGGTGAGCGCAACGGTGTGGTGTGCGGCAGCCTGGAACACAAGATGGGCATTCACGGCAACGCCACCGCCGTTCTGAACTTCGACGGGGCCAGGGGCTGGTTGGTCGGCGAGGTCAACAAGGGCATGAACCACATGTTCATCATGATGAACGCCGCCCGCCTCGGCACCGGCCTTCAGGGCCTGGGCCTGGGCGAGGTGGCCTACCAGAACGCCCTGGCCTATGCCAAAGACCGCCTGCAGATGCGCCACGAACCGCGCGTGAGCCGTGAAGCGGCCGATCCCATCATCGTGCATCCGGACGTGCGGCGCATGCTGCTGACCGGCAAGGCCTACACCGAAGCGGGCCGCGCCCTGGCGCTGTGGCTGGCCCTCAGCCTGGACACCGAGCACCACCACCCCGACGAGGCGGGGCGCCAGGAGGCGGGCGACCTGGTGGCCCTGCTGACCCCCATCGCCAAGGCGTTCATGACTGACAACGGCTTCAATGTGGCTGTTCTTAGCCAGCAGGTGTTCGGCGGCCACGGCTACATCGCCGAGTGGGGCATGGAACAGTTCGTGCGCGACGCCCGCATCGGCCAGATCTACGAGGGCACCAACGGGATTCAGGCCCTCGATCTGCTGGGCCGCAAGGTGCTGATGGACGGCGGCAAGAAACTGCAGAGCCTCGCCGGCACCCTGCAGGCCTTCGTGGAAGAACACGAGGGGGACGAAGCGATTGGCGACTACGTGAACCAGCTCGGCAAGGCCGCGCAGCAACTCGGCAGCCTGACCATGGTGATCGGCCAGAAGGCCATGAGTGGCCCCGAGGGCGCGGACGAAGTGAACGCCGCCGCCGTGGACTTCCTGCGCTTCTTCGGGCACGTCGTGTACGGCTACCTGTGGGCCCGCATGGCCAAACTGGCCCAGGACAAGATCGACGGTGGGTTCGACAAGGACGGCTTTTACCTCGGCAAAGTGCAGACCGCGAAATTCTACTTCGCCAAACTGTTCCCCGAAACCAAGGCGCTGGCCGCCACCATCAAGGCCGGCAACGAGAGCCTGGCCGTGGACGACCGGGCCGTGTTCGGCTGGGAACACGAACCCGCGCACGCCTGA
- a CDS encoding DUF2089 domain-containing protein — translation MRPLPIPFPDETEAPLVTELVFPSSGTKVSGVFELNEFATLTPENLEFLRLYIKVRGNLKEVERVLGLSYPTVRARFDTLLRAIGYEPELADPQDEVLEKLEKGEITADEAARKLRR, via the coding sequence ATGCGCCCACTTCCCATTCCCTTCCCTGATGAAACCGAAGCGCCGCTGGTCACGGAACTGGTGTTCCCGTCCAGTGGCACCAAAGTCAGCGGCGTCTTCGAGTTGAACGAATTCGCCACGCTGACGCCCGAGAACCTGGAGTTCCTGCGCCTGTACATCAAGGTGCGCGGCAACCTCAAGGAGGTCGAGCGCGTGCTGGGCCTCAGTTACCCCACCGTCCGCGCCCGCTTCGACACGCTGCTGCGCGCCATCGGGTACGAACCGGAACTGGCCGACCCGCAGGACGAGGTGTTGGAGAAGCTGGAAAAGGGCGAGATCACCGCCGACGAGGCCGCCCGCAAGCTGCGGCGTTAA